The Dehalobacter sp. DCM sequence TACAATTTGTAATTTTTGCCATACTCCCGATGTAATGCGGAGGGAGTATATCGTTATTTGAAAAGATCGGAAAATTACGATCGAATATATTTAGTTTTGGATTATTACTCAAAAGATCCATATTTGCTTGATAATAACTTTCAATTGTGCCAACATCCTTCCAGTAACCTTGAAAACCGTATACATACATTCTTTTATTCTGTTCAAGAAGCATTGGCAGCACATTTTTCCCAAAATCGTTGTCTGATTCACGATTAGTTTCATCTTCAATCAAGGCCTTTTTTAAAACTGACCAATTAAAGATGTATATTCCCATGGAAGCAAGATCACTGTCCGGATTCGGAGGTTTTTCCCTAAACTTTAATATTTTGTATTCTTCATCTACCGATATGATTCCAAACCGTGATGCTTCTTCCAAAGGTACTTTTATACAAGAAATTGTCACGTCAGCCTTTTTTTGTTTATGAAAAGATAGCATTGAATCATAATTCATTTTGTAAATGTGATCTCCGGAAATTATCAACACATACTCAGGATTATAAAAGTCAATAAAATCCATGTTTTGATAGATTGCACTAGCCGTACCCTTATACCAGTTTCCTCCCTTCTCACCAACATAGGGAGGTAGAATATGAACGCCGCCTCCCTGTGAACAATCCAGATCCCAGTCCGATCCCATCCCAATATAAGAATTTAATAAGAAAGGTTTGTACTGTGTTAAGACACCTACTATATCAATATCAGAATTTGTGCAGTTACTTAAGCTAAAATCAATTATCCGGTACTTACCCCCAAAGGATACTGCCGGTTTTGCTATTTTACGAGTCAGACTTCCCAGTCTATTTCCCTGTCCCCCGGCTAATAACATTGCAATACA is a genomic window containing:
- a CDS encoding glucose-1-phosphate adenylyltransferase, yielding MVKKECIAMLLAGGQGNRLGSLTRKIAKPAVSFGGKYRIIDFSLSNCTNSDIDIVGVLTQYKPFLLNSYIGMGSDWDLDCSQGGGVHILPPYVGEKGGNWYKGTASAIYQNMDFIDFYNPEYVLIISGDHIYKMNYDSMLSFHKQKKADVTISCIKVPLEEASRFGIISVDEEYKILKFREKPPNPDSDLASMGIYIFNWSVLKKALIEDETNRESDNDFGKNVLPMLLEQNKRMYVYGFQGYWKDVGTIESYYQANMDLLSNNPKLNIFDRNFPIFSNNDILPPHYIGSMAKITNCIISNGCTILGEVTNSIIHSGVFVGKDTKIEDSIILPHAKILNGSRLQKVIVNEGAYIDAYCSLDIRNSGNLLEESIEVIDSYCGGADSGCDVERDVNQNSIA